ACAAATAGATTAAGAGTCTACTGCTCTACCAACTGAGCTAAGAGTCCATAATATGAAGTATTCTGGTGGAGAATAGGGGGATCGAACCCCTGACCTCATCGCTGCCAGCGATGCGCTCTCCCAGCTGAGCTAATTCCCCATATATTTACATTTTACCCAATTAATGATAATCGAAATTCGGTTAATTTAGGGTAGTGTTTCTAACCAGCTTGTACTCCCAGCTGAGCTATGGCCCCAAACATAAATTTTTAGGTGTATGTAAACACACTTCTAAAATTCAGTTCGGTGTATTTAAGTCATTCTGACAAACTCAAGCGCCGTAGGCGACTCCTATATAATATAAAAAATCGCCTTCGCTGTCAACACTTTTTTTATAGTCAGTAAACTAGCCACAACTCTACAATCTATCCAGATCCCCAGTGCTTTTAGACAGCAGACCCTTTAGTTCCTTCATGAACATGTTAATGTCCTTGAACTGGCGATATACGGACGCAAAGCGAACATACGCGACTTCATCAACTGGATAGAGCTGTTCCATAACAAATTCACCGATCTGTTGACTCTCCACTTCTGCTACAGCGATGCCACGTAGGGATTTCTCCACTTCAGAGACGATCTTCTCTAGACGTTCTACAGAGACTGGTCGTTTCTCGCAAGCACGGATTAGACCACGCAGAATTTTATCACGGCTGAATTCCTCACGGCTGCCGTCTTTCTTGATCACGATTAACGGTGTTTCTTCAATCATTTCAAAGGTTGTAAACCTTTTGCTACATCCCTCGCATTCACGCCTGCGGCGGATTGACTTATTCTCATTCGCTGGTCGCGAGTCGAGTACTTTAGTATTTGTGTGGTCACAGTAAGGGCATTTCATAAGCTTCATCACTTCCTATTACATAATGTTTTTTTGTCCCGGACCTTTAAACATCCGGCTTTTGAAGAGCTATTTCATTTTTTCCAGAAATCACCGTTTTTTTGTTGTAATGATTATGGCAAGTCCGGCACATAATACAGTTACCAACAGAGGAGGTGAACAGCAATGAGCCAAAACAACAGCTCCAATAACCTTGTAGCTCCAAATTCCCGCGGTGCCTTGGAACAACTTAAATATGAAGTTGCCCAAGAACTAGGAATCACGCTTTCCCCAGATGGTTACCAAGGCAATAAAACTTCTTATGAAAATGGTTCGATCGGTGGTTACAT
This window of the Paenibacillus sp. FSL R10-2734 genome carries:
- the nrdR gene encoding transcriptional regulator NrdR, which translates into the protein MKCPYCDHTNTKVLDSRPANENKSIRRRRECEGCSKRFTTFEMIEETPLIVIKKDGSREEFSRDKILRGLIRACEKRPVSVERLEKIVSEVEKSLRGIAVAEVESQQIGEFVMEQLYPVDEVAYVRFASVYRQFKDINMFMKELKGLLSKSTGDLDRL
- a CDS encoding alpha/beta-type small acid-soluble spore protein; this translates as MSQNNSSNNLVAPNSRGALEQLKYEVAQELGITLSPDGYQGNKTSYENGSIGGYITKRLVTLAEQQLAGQYK